GAGTTGTTTCTGAGGATCTCCCGTCAGCTTGGAGGAGCACGAGTTTGTCACTGCCTGGATTTGATCCTCCACCATTTGCCACAAGTGGCAAAACACTGAGGTTCttcttgctgctgtgcagcactcAGCGCATTCTTGCCAGTGGGCGCAAAGCTAAGCATGGCTACAATGACACTACGCTGCGCGCCGTTGTTTCTACTGGTCCCCACATCCAAGGAGGCTGCAGTTCCCTCGCAAacaaaggagagggaaggctTTTGGCCGTGAGCCTGGCCGAGGCCCCGGCAGGCTGTAGCTCCATCCCACGCAACACAGGAGTGCCTCAGCCCCCTGCACCAGGGAGCTGAGGAGAGGTCTTTTTGGCTCAGCCTCTCCGTGCCCATCAGGAggccccagggctgggctccccGGTGGTGCGCGGCGTGCCCCCTGGGCCCGCTGGTGCCGCTGGGTGCCcccgtcctgctgctgggccaggcCCGGGCAaagcacctgcctgctgattGGATGCTCACGGGGTACCCGGCTGTGGCCCCTCCGTGCCGGCTGGCCGTGCCCTGGGcgggtggtgctgggggtgctggggcaggggaagcgTCCCTGTGACGTGACGtgcccttccctctgcctgttCATGCAGCCTAAACCACAcgaagtttaacaagagcaagtgctgggtcctgcacctgggacggggcaaccctggctgtatgTACAGACTGGAGGAcaagacgctggagagcagccccgcagagagggatctgggggttgtggttgacagcaagttgaatatgagccagcagtgtgccctggcagccaggaaggccagccatatcctggggtgcatcaagcacggcattgctagtcggttgagggatgtgattgtcctgctctgctctgcactgtgcggcctcaccttgagttgaggtgtggcctcaacagggctgagtacagggggacaatcatttccctcgccctgctggccacgctatTTCTGATACTAGCCAGGAGGCtgttggccctcttggccacgtCAGCACACCGCTGGCTCCTGTTCAGCCGCCTGCCCACCAATCCCCCCCGGCTCCCTTCCCGccgggcagctttccagccactctgcccccagcctgcagccttgcatggggttgttgtgccccaagtgcaggacgTGGcattggccttgttgaacctcgtACAGTTGGCCTaggcccatcggtccagcctatccaggtccctctgcagagccttcctgccctcaggCACATCAACACTCCTGCCCACCTTGGTGACCGCTGCTggcttgctgagggtgcacgcGATCCCCTTGCCGTTCCCCGGGCGTGTGgcgctgggggtgctggggcaggggaagtgTCCCTGGGACTTGCTGtgcccttccctcagcctgttctCCTGTCGGGGAGAGCGTGCAGCTCTGGGGGCAAAGGAAGGCCCCAAGGCTGAGCCCTGGGCTCTTCCCCGTCCTCCCTGTGTGCCCAGAGCCATGGGGACGTGCCTGCgggcccagctctgccccgtgGCCCCGAGAGACAGACGATGGACCCAGGAGAGACAGAGgcgctggtgctgggagcaagGTTCCAAGCACTTGGGGGCTTTAATCGGAAAGAGCGCTGTGCAGGGAAAGGCCATGCTGAAAAACTTCACAAGGACCCTGGCGTGACCTTGGGCAATGGGTGCGGGTGGGCCGATGGAGACGTTTCTGCAGCGTGctgagggctgggcagggacgGGTGCCCCCCCATGGGCACGGCCACCCCTCCCTGGGGCCGGAGCCCCCTCTTGCAGCTGTGTCCCCAGGGCCTCCTCACGGCGCTGTCCTCAGGGTGCTGACATCAACGTCATCATAGCCCGTGTCCCCGTGGGGCTGCGCTGGGGCGTCACCGCCGTGGGGAGCCAGGAGCTCCTCTGGCACAGCCGCAGCATCGTCGTAGCCATCCGGggggctgtgcccaggctgggctggaggggctgcgcCAAGcaggggggggccggggctgaggACGCAGCCGCAAGGGCCATGtcccctcagctccccagcaccactgCTCAGCCATGACCCTTCTCCTTGGGTCCCCTGTGCCTTCCAGTCCCTGCCGAGTTCCCGTTCCTCTACCTGGGGTTGCGCTGGGGTTGCTCTCCTCCTTGTAACCATCCCAGTTATCATCATCCAGCTTCGTGCCTGAGCCCTTGGACAGGGAGCCTGCGGTGGAGAAGGGGGTACTGGGTGCTAAGCCACGGATGGGGAAAGCCCCAGGCCCCAGGGACGACCGTGCTCCCACCTGTGTGGCTGGCCACCTCCTGGTACTCAGGCATCAGGCTGTAATCCAGCTCCTCATACACGGCCTCAGAGCCGGCGTCCGTGGCTTTGACGGGGTCTGTAAGGAAGTACACGTTGCAACGGCATGATCCACTGttccccacagccccatggAGACTCCCAAAGCGGCGCCCACCTCGGCGTTGCACCCGTGCGCGGTGTGcctgcacagccagggctgccagggccaggcccagcaACGTCCCCAGGAGCACGCACAGGACCGTGGGCACCGGCACGCTCCCCGACACTGCTGTCAGTGGGGCAACGCTGCTGGTGACACCTGCAGGGATGGCGAGGGGCAGTGTGAGGCCGGGATCCACAcggcagcaggggcagggggcagtggGCACGGGCAGAGCCACCTGTGCAAGCATCCCCGTGCCGGCAGCTGCTACCTGCAGTTGTGGTGGCCCCGCTCGTGCCCTCGGTGTCCTCGTCACAGGCGATGTGGGTGACCCCAGCAGGGCCGCAGGACTGCAGGTGCCAGGGCGCCGAGGGGCAGCGCCAGAGCGAGGGGGCcccctcctggcactgcacccagcccagccaggcGGGGACAGAGCCCTGTGCGGGGAcggcctccagcctccccccggTGCCACAGCCCAGCTGGCGGCAGACAACGGCAGCTGTGGCGGGGCTGGTGTCGTTGGCGCACACGCGGCCCCACGTCCCCTCGCGCAGCACCTCCAGGTGcccgctgcagctgctgctgccccccgtCAGACGCAGCAGCCCTGCAACAACAGGGGACAGCGGGGTCACGGCACCTCGCGGGGCAGCGCGCACCCCACGGGCAGTGGGGACTGCTCCCCAGCTCAGGGATCACAGTGCTCACCTGAGCACACGGCACCGGCACCACCGCCCCGGCGGCAGCCAcgccgtgctggggctgggcagtcCCAGAGAGCCGCCTCcgtccccgagcagcccccggcACCCGGCCACAGCGTCCCCACGCCGGGCCCGAAGCGCTCAGAGCCGGGCGCCTCCAGGGCCCGTCCGCACCCCAGCTGGCGGCACACGACGTCGGCATCTGGCAGGCCCCAGGCGTCCTGGCAGACGGTGCCCCAGGTGCCCTCGGTGTACACCTCCACCCTGCCGGCGCAGCGCCCGGGGCCTCCCGCCAGCCTCAGCCGCCGGCTGCCTGCACGGGAGGgccaggatggggctgggggcacccgcTGGGCACCCGCGGCCCTTCCCGGCGCACTCACCTGAGCAGGCAACGGCCACCTCTGTGGGGCTGTGGCTGGGCGCTGCGGCAGGCCCCGAGGCGTTGCACTGCGCCAGGCGCTCCTCGGTGCCAGCACAccgcagctcctgcagctccacaggGCCCAAGCTGGCGGCCGGCACAGCGTAGACCTTCTCTAGCACACCGCAGCCCAGCTGCCGGCAAGCCACGGAGGCAGCTCGGTCGTCCCACAGCCCCGCAGTCACACGGGCCCAGTCCCCGGGGCTTGTGGCCACCTCCAGCCGCCCGTCGCACCGGCTCTCCCCGTCCAGCAGCCGCAGGGGCTCAGCGGCGCCTGCAAGAGCCCGGCCATGCCGTGGGGACGGGCACTGCTCCCCGCCTGCCACGGGTCCCTGCGTCCCCTGCACCCACCTGAGCAGTTGACGGCGGCGGCATGGCCAGGGGGGCAGGCGggctcccccagcaccgccACGGGACACTCGCCCGGATGCTGCTCGCTCCCGCTGCAGCTCAGGGCATCGCGCCGCAGCGGCCCCGTCGCCGTGCCCGTCCCAAAATGGCCTCctgggggcagggaggcagcggggccgcaGCCCAGGTGGCGGCACAGGACGTGGGCATCAGGCAGGGTCCAGGCAGTGGCACAGAggggtccccatgtcccctgctcctccacctccacccgCCCGGCGCAGCCCGAGCCGCCATCCGCCAAACGGAAACCGGTGTAGGCTGCGGCGGAGAGAGGGCgctgggggagcagcacagcagggacccaGTGGGCACCCCACTCTGCAAGAGTCCgccccagccccccagccccagcacttaCGTGAGCAGACGATAGAAGCGGGGCCAGCACAGGACTGGCCGTGGGTTGGCCTCCGGGCGCAGCTGGCGAGGAGTGGCTCGCTGCCGTTGCACTCAAAGGCGCCGTCCCAGAGCGGCCCCGTTGCTGCCCCAAAATGGCCGGCACCGGGGACGGCCACTGCCGTgccgcagcccagctccctgcagaccACCTGGGCGGCCTTGAGGTCCACGTGGCCGTGGCAGACGGTGGCCcaggcccggccctgccgcacCTCCAGCCGCCCCGAGCAGGCGCCGTCCCCTCCAGCCAGACGGGAGAACCCTGCCGGGAGAGGAGGGCTCCTGAGGGGGATGCGGACGAtggggctccctgcagcaccgcATGTCCCCAGCTCTCACCTTGGCAGACTACAGCAGTGTCATAGACATGAGGGCCATTGTAGGGTCCCCAGCCTTGAATCTTGCAGTCCCAGAGGGCCTTCTCAGCCCCATGGCAGTCAACAAAGCCCAAGCTGATAGAACCTTCTGCTTGGCCAAAGAGGGAGCTGTGGTAGGCACCAAGAGCCGAGCCGCAGCCCGTCTGCTGGCACACCACCTCGGCATCCTCCATGTCCCAGGCATTATCCGCCACCGTGCCCCAGCGTCCCCGCAGCTTCACCTCCACTCTCCCCTCACAGGGTCCCCTGCCTGCCGCAAGCCgcagctccacagcctctgtACCAGGCACCAACCTCAGTCCAGTCCTGGGGGGTCCTGGcacagcttccccagcaccaccccaccTCACCTGTGCAGGTCACCCCCACGTCCCACTCGTGGCCACAGAACGGCTGGCCCCAGCCCAAGTGGAGGCACTCCTGCAAGGTGGCTTCTCCGCCTCGACAAGATGGATGCAGCCAGATGCGTCCCTTGCCCTGCCCAAACGGGGCGTATGGGGATGCCCGGGCCACCGCACCGCAGCCCAGCTGCCGGCACACCACGCCAGCGCCCCGGTGGTCCCAGTCGAAGTCGTAGCTGCAGACGGAGCCCCACTCGCCCTCGTGCTTCACCTCCACCCGGCCGGCGCAGCGCCCGCCGCCATCCACCAGCCGCAGCTCCCCGCTGCCTGCGGGCAACCCCAGGGACCTTGCTGAGCCCGGGGGGTGCCTGCCCCacggctgctccctgccccaccGCTTGCCCACTGCCCCAcggccagcccctgccccacggccaGCCCCACCACTCACCCCCGCAGAGCTGCACgcagaggagcagccccagTGCCCTGGCAGGCACCATCCTGCCCCCAGTGCCCGACGCAGCCCCGCAGCGGGGAGGGGGATATATAGGCAGCCCCCGCTGGCAGGAGCCAATGGGGGCGGCGGAGGCACCTTGTGAGCCGCTATCAGGAGGGTTATCTGCTGCCTGCCGGGGCCCAGCCTCCAATAACCTGCTCCGTGCCCAAATATGAGACTCGGCTCTGCTTCTGGCGTCACGCACCCCCCCGCCTCCCcactggggctcagcacccaaaTGTCCCCGAGGGGAGCCAGCCTGCCTGGCACCCGTGTCCCCCTGAGCTGGGGTTGGGGCTGTGCCCGAGGAGAGCAGTTCGCCAAGGTGACAGGCTTATCCCCAGAATGAGGTCCTCCCTCAGCACCTCAGTGCCCAGACTTTGTCGGGGGGGTGGCTTGATCCACCTGGAACACGcctgggggtcaccggggagAATCTGTTCCCTGTGCTGACCTTGACACGTGCAGGAGGGACTTCTCCAGCCCCTTGCAGCGGATGGTGGCACAGGGCACAAGGGGGACGGTTTCCCCTCCTTAGGGACCCGGCTTCAGCACCGACCGCACGCAGCTGCTGGGCCACCTGCGCTGCTGGCGATAGCATCGTGgctttgtgcagcagcagggatgctaCCAACGGGGCTCGGAGCCGAGGATGAGCCCTAGGGACCTGCACGGCTTCTTGGGGACTGAGCTTCAGCATTGATAACAAACAGTCCATGTGCTACTTGCGCTGGGGGCAGAAAGAAGGAGCCCCAaagtgggaggaggaggaggaggaggaggaggaggaggaggaggcagcctgACCCtagcagcaggcacagggacaGCCACAGAGCGCAGCTTGGTGCAGGGGGGTccagctgctgtggggccagCACAGAAGCTCCCAGCTGTAGAaggggccaggagcaggggcacagccctccctgcccctgtccctgtgtgcagcccggtgctggggcaggaggaagtgTGTGCCGGATGCACAGGCACCACTCAAAAGTGAAGCCTGCCAGTACGCAGGGCCGGGACACAGGGCATTGCCCTTCTGGCACAGCCCCACTGCAGGAGGAGCGCGTGGCGGCACGGCTCGCTGGGGACTGGGGCCTCCTGGGTCCACGGCTGCAGGGCCGGGCTCTGCCAAGGGGCTGTGGCTCCGGGCTGCTCAGAAAGCCCCAGGCTGGGCTTCAGCCCACAGGACCTTGCCATGCCGGCAAgctgggtgcccagccccaAACCCCCTGGTGGGGAGGtcagccccaggagcagagtGGGAAGCGGCCACCCCAGCCTGGGGACCAGGCCCAGGGGACGTCCTCGGGGTGccagagcagtgctgctctccccCCCAGCTCTTCCCTCTCTCGCTTTCTGCCCCGGGAAGCTCCAGCTCCagtgggcaggcagggcaggaagaTAGGACAGGCTGCGGCGAGCAGGCGCAGGCCTCGGCCCGAGcagcgctgcccggccccgctccacACACCACTGGCCCTTTCGTGCCCTCTTCTGCCTGCCCGCCCttgcccctgctgctcccttcccctgcacacCGCAGGCGGCCGCAGAGCTCTGCCCGCGaccttcctgcagctgggcctGCAGAGGGGTAGCCCACCAACTGCTGTGATGGGGAGGCTCGGCTCTGGCCGAGTGGAGGAGCCCGGGGCCCAGCACGGGCTGCGCTCCTCTTGGGCATCTTCCCACAGGGCCTGGACGACAGCGAgagcgcaccctcagcaggagccctgcccctggggaagagcagccccagcaccgggACCTGCTGCgggcacccagctggaaagcagctcggcAGGAAGGGACCAGGGCTCCTGGTGGACACTGAGcggggcacagggcagctgcGTGCCCTTGCTGCTACCGGCATTCTTGGCTGCCTCAGGCACAggggtgccagcagctccacagaggtgctccttccctctgctcgGTTCTGGGAGGCCGCTGCTGGAGCCCCCAGCTGTTACACACTGCCCAACCAGGACGAAGGGGACGGTGAAATATTCTCTCAGCAGGTGGGAGAAGACTCCCGAGAGCTAGACCTTGATCTCTGGGGGGACTTGGACTTAGCAGGCATCTGCTGGAAATATAAGACAGCGGGCAGGAAGCAGTCAGGGAGCTTCCTGGAGTGCATGGAAGAGaacttcctgatgcagctgcagagggagcCAAGCAGGGAAGGCGCCCTGCTGGGCCTCTTCCTTGTCAACAGCGGAGGGCTTGTGGGAGATGTGAAGGCTGGAGGCTATCTTGGCCCTAGTGATCAGGAATTCAGAATTTTTGATTCTGGGGCAAGTAAGGAGAGGGGTTAGCAGAACTGCCACCTTGGACTTCAGGAGGGCAGACTTCGGCCTGCTCCGGAGACTGGTTGGcggagtcccttgggaggcagtcctgaagggaaaggagtccaggaaggctggacactctTTGAGAAGGGAGTCCTAAAGGCGCAGGAGCAGGCTCTCCCCATGTGCCGAAAGATGAGCCTGCAGGGAATAGGATGGGCCTGACTGAACAGAGAGCTGGGGCTTgagctcagggaaaaaaaaaataaataaataaataaaaaagaaaaaaaaaagggaagtgaTCGTCCCCCTCTATTCGGCCATGGAGGGGCTGGAACTCAaaaactgtgttcagttttgtgcccctcactacaagaaggacaggCAGGTGTTGGAGCacgtccagagaagggcagcgaAGCTGTTGAAAAGTCTAAAGAACAAGTTTTATGAGAAGCGGCTGAGTGGGATAATTTAGCCTGGAtaaaaggaggctcaggggtgaccttatcatgCTCTTGAAATACCTTAAAGGACTTTGTAGGGAGGTGGGGGTCCGGCTCTTCTCCCAAACACATCGGGTGAgccaaactggccaaagggacaCTGCATCCTatgtggcatcatgctgaacaataaaaatggAGAGGGTTGGCCTGGGGGGACTGCTGCCtagggacaggctgggcatcggtcagaGCATGGTGAGCAATTGCAATGTGTACCACTTGTTTCAAgtctatatatgtatttatttctcgttatcatcattattattttcccttcacttcCTGTCCTATTTAACTGTCTCATGACAGTAACCCATGAGTTtaaccttcttttctttttttttctgagttctcttccccttcccacttGGGCAGGGGAGGGTGGCTCTGTGGtactcagctgcctgctgggttaaacgACAGCAACCTGCGCCAACtcaagcagctgtgctggaaattACCAATCACAACCACCATCTGAGAAAAGGAACAAGCAAAACCCATAAAGAAACAGCTCACTACTAGCTTCTTAACCACCACGTATCCTGAGGTTTAGCAGGTTGCTGTCTGGTCCAGGAAGGACAAGGACAGGCGAATGCTGTTGCCTATTTTGCTGGGACaggttttgctttcagaaactaCTCGCAGTGCACgaatgagaaaagcagagctgtgaagaGCATTTTCGAAGGCTGCTTTCCGTATCAGGGCATATGATCTGATAGGCAGTGTGCGTCCCCAGAGTGAATTCAGTGCTTAAACAGATTAACTGCAGCTATTTGATGTAGCTTGTACCTGCGGTCGCTGGGGCAGGGACTCCTGTTTTCTCTTACTGACTCCTCTGCAGAAGCCTGCaatgctccagcagcagcagagcaaccATCCTCAAGGCAGCAGCTCATGAATGCTACAAGCTGCCAGCTCGTGCAGGGGGCTCCTTCCCGGCCTCCTGTCGGGCCGTTCTCGGCAGTCCCAAAGACCTCCCTGTGCACGCAGGAGGCGCGCAGGATCTGCCTTCGCTGttgtgctctgctcctgcagacaCAGGAGGGGTCTGAGAGCTCTCTTGTGCTCGCTCTCACTCTCTCTCCATGAACACAAGAGAAGAGCCCACGTGCAGCACAGGCACgcaggctgccagctgcagggacaCGATGAAGCAGAGCGGGGCCATCAGGGCCCTTGCAGATGGGGTAAGAGACGGCCCCTTTGCTGCTCCCGTCCTGCGGTTCCCTCGCCTCCAGGCCCTGTTTGCGtgtgagctctgctctgggtgctggggagaATCAAAGACTAGCTTGGGTTGgaactccaaccccctgccataggtaGGGATGCCACCAACTACGTCAGGCTGGCCAAGGCcccctccagcctggccttgaacacctccagggatggggtatccacaactTCTCCTGGCAACTCTtgacctgttccagtgcctcccTACCCTTCCAAGGAAGAAGTTCCttctaatgtctaatctaaatctatcctcttttagtttaaagccattcccacTGGTTCCTGGCATTGCCTAgctgagtaaagagtcctcctccatcctttttataagacccctttaagtattgaaggGCCGCAAggaggtctccccggagccttctcttctccaggctgaacagccccagctctctcagcctttcttcataggagagctgctccagccctctgatcaccttTGCAGCCCTCCCCTGGACTCgctccaacaggtccacatctttcttgtgctgggggctctgaTCCAGGATGCAcgactccaggtggggccttacaagggcagagcagaggggacaatcacctctcttgCCTTGCTGGTCACTCCGCTGTTGATGCAGCCGAGGATGCAGGTGGCCTTCTGGGCTTCAAGCGCAATGCTGGCTCATATCGAGCCTTTCTTTCACGAGAACCCCCAAGTCtctctccgcagggctgctctcaatgagttcttctcccagtctgtactcctgtctgcgattgccccgacccaggtgcagcaccttggaCTTGGACTTGTTGACCCTCATGTAGTTCATGCGGGCTCACTTCTCCACCCTGTCCATGTCCCTTTcgatggcatctcttccttctttggtatcaactgcaccactcagctcgGTGTCATCTGcgaacttgctgagggtgcactcaaacCCATCGTCTACGTCACCGATGAAGGTATCGaaaagcaccagtcccaagacgGACCCTTGTGGAACACCGCTCACTCCAGCACCACTCAAGCCAGCACCGGCACTCACGCCTCTGCACATGCACCTGGGGCTGCAACCGCCattctggacagattggagagctgggcgatcaccaaccacatgaagtttaacaaaggcaagtgccgggtcc
This Cygnus atratus isolate AKBS03 ecotype Queensland, Australia chromosome 5, CAtr_DNAZoo_HiC_assembly, whole genome shotgun sequence DNA region includes the following protein-coding sequences:
- the LOC118244291 gene encoding scavenger receptor cysteine-rich type 1 protein M130-like; the encoded protein is MVPARALGLLLCVQLCGGSGELRLVDGGGRCAGRVEVKHEGEWGSVCSYDFDWDHRGAGVVCRQLGCGAVARASPYAPFGQGKGRIWLHPSCRGGEATLQECLHLGWGQPFCGHEWDVGVTCTEAVELRLAAGRGPCEGRVEVKLRGRWGTVADNAWDMEDAEVVCQQTGCGSALGAYHSSLFGQAEGSISLGFVDCHGAEKALWDCKIQGWGPYNGPHVYDTAVVCQGFSRLAGGDGACSGRLEVRQGRAWATVCHGHVDLKAAQVVCRELGCGTAVAVPGAGHFGAATGPLWDGAFECNGSEPLLASCARRPTHGQSCAGPASIVCSPYTGFRLADGGSGCAGRVEVEEQGTWGPLCATAWTLPDAHVLCRHLGCGPAASLPPGGHFGTGTATGPLRRDALSCSGSEQHPGECPVAVLGEPACPPGHAAAVNCSGAAEPLRLLDGESRCDGRLEVATSPGDWARVTAGLWDDRAASVACRQLGCGVLEKVYAVPAASLGPVELQELRCAGTEERLAQCNASGPAAAPSHSPTEVAVACSGSRRLRLAGGPGRCAGRVEVYTEGTWGTVCQDAWGLPDADVVCRQLGCGRALEAPGSERFGPGVGTLWPGAGGCSGTEAALWDCPAPARRGCRRGGGAGAVCSGLLRLTGGSSSCSGHLEVLREGTWGRVCANDTSPATAAVVCRQLGCGTGGRLEAVPAQGSVPAWLGWVQCQEGAPSLWRCPSAPWHLQSCGPAGVTHIACDEDTEGTSGATTTAGSVTSSVAPLTAVSGSVPVPTVLCVLLGTLLGLALAALAVQAHRARVQRRDPVKATDAGSEAVYEELDYSLMPEYQEVASHTGSLSKGSGTKLDDDNWDGYKEESNPSATPAPPAQPGHSPPDGYDDAAAVPEELLAPHGGDAPAQPHGDTGYDDVDVSTLRTAP